Proteins encoded together in one Urocitellus parryii isolate mUroPar1 chromosome 3, mUroPar1.hap1, whole genome shotgun sequence window:
- the Cpa1 gene encoding carboxypeptidase A1: protein MRGLLVLSVLLGTVFGNEDFVGHQVLRIFAADEAQVQKVKELEDLQHLQLDFWKGPTWPGTPIDIRVPFHSLQAVKIFLEAQDIRYEIMIEDLQSLLDEEQEQMFAFRAQVQSTDTFNYATYHTLEEIYNFLDLLVAEHPQLVSKIQIGKTYEDRPIYVLKFSTGGNNRPAIWIDTGIHSREWVTQASGVWFAKKITQDYGQDPALTNILNNMDIFLEIVTNPDGFAFTHSKNRMWRKTRSLTSNSLCVGVDANRNWDAGFGKAGSSSNPCSDQYRGKFPNSEVEVQSIVNFVNNHGNIKAFISIHSYSQLLLYPYGYTSEPAPDKEELDKLAKSAVTALSSLYGTKFKYGSIITTIYQASGSTVDWTYNQGIKYSFTFELRDSGRYGFLLPASQIVPTAQETWLALMTIMEYTLNHPY from the exons ATGAGGGGGCTGCTGGTTTTGAGTGTGCTGCTGGGAACTGTCTTTGGCAATGAGGACTTTGTCGG GCACCAGGTGCTCCGAATCTTTGCAGCTGACGAAGCCCAGGTGCAGAAGGTGAAGGAGCTGGAGGACCTGCAGCACCTGCAG CTGGACTTCTGGAAAGGCCCTACCTGGCCTGGCACGCCCATCGACATCCGGGTGCCCTTTCACAGTCTCCAGGCTGTCAAAATCTTCCTGGAGGCCCAGGACATCAGGTATGAGATCATGATCGAGGACCTGCAGTCACTGCTGGATGAGGAACAGGAGCAGATGTTCGCCTTCCGGGCCCAGGTCCAATCTACCGACACCTTTAACTATGCCACCTACCACaccctggaggag ATCTATAACTTCTTGGACCTGCTGGTGGCTGAGCACCCACAGCTTGTCAGCAAGATCCAGATTGGCAAAACCTATGAAGATCGACCCATTTATGTGCTGAAG TTCAGCACTGGAGGGAACAACCGTCCTGCCATCTGGATTGACACAGGCATCCATTCCCGGGAGTGGGTCACTCAGGCCAGCGGAGTCTGGTTTGCAAAGAAG ATCACTCAAGACTATGGCCAGGACCCCGCTTTAACTAACATTCTTAATAACATGGACATCTTCCTGGAGATTGTTACCAACCCTGACGGTTTTGCTTTCACCCACAGCAAG aaTCGCATGTGGCGCAAAACTCGATCCCTCACATCAAACTCCCTCTGTGTTGGTGTGGACGCCAACAGGAACTGGGACGCTGGCTTTGGGA AAGCTGGCTCCAGCAGCAATCCCTGCTCCGACCAGTACCGAGGCAAGTTCCCCAACTCAGAAGTGGAGGTCCAGTCCATTGTAAACTTCGTGAACAACCACGGGAACATCAAGGCCTTCATCTCCATCCACAGCTACTCCCAGCTCCTCCTTTACCCCTATGGCTACACATCAGAACCAGCCCCTGACAAGGAAGAGCTG GATAAACTGGCCAAGTCTGCTGTGACAGCTCTGTCCTCTCTGTACGGGACCAAATTCAAGTATGGCAGCATCATCACAACAATCT ATCAAGCCAGTGGAAGCACTGTTGACTGGACCTACAACCAGGGCATCAAGTACTCCTTTACTTTCGAGCTCCGGGACAGTGGGCGCTATGGCTTCTTGCTGCCAGCCTCTCAGATTGTCCCTACGGCTCAGGAGACATGGCTGGCGCTTATGACCATCATGGAATACACCCTGAATCACCCCTACTGA